From the genome of Chionomys nivalis chromosome 19, mChiNiv1.1, whole genome shotgun sequence, one region includes:
- the Gnmt gene encoding glycine N-methyltransferase, with translation MVDSIYRTRSLGVAAEGLPDQYADGEAARVWQLYIGDTRSRTAEYKTWLLGLLRQHGCRRVLDVACGTGVDSIMLVEEGFSVTSVDASDKMLKYALKERWNRRQEPAFDKWVIEEANWLTLDKDVPAGDGFDAVICLGNSFAHLPDCKGDQSEHRLALKNIASMVRPGGLLVIDHRNYDHILSTGCAPPGKNIYYKSDLTKDITTSVLAVNNKAHMVTLDYTVQVPGSGRDGSPGYSKFRLSYYPHCLASFTELLQAAFGGKCQHSVLGDFKPYKPGQAYIPCYFIHVLKKTN, from the exons ATGGTGGACAGCATTTACCGTACCCGCTCCCTGGGGGTGGCGGCGGAAGGGCTCCCGGACCAGTATGCGGACGGGGAGGCCGCACGTGTGTGGCAGCTGTACATCGGGGACACCCGCAGCCGCACCGCAGAGTACAAGACGTGGCTGCTTGGGCTGCTGCGCCAGCATGGTTGCCGTCGGGTGCTGGACGTGGCCTGTGGCACAGG AGTGGACTCTATTATGCTGGTGGAAGAGGGGTTCAGCGTGACAAGTGTGGACGCCAGTGACAAGATGCTGAAATATGCACTTAAGGAGCGCTGGAACCGGAGGCAGGAGCCCGCCTTCGACAAGTGGG TCATTGAAGAAGCCAACTGGTTGACTCTGGACAAAGATGTGCCAGCAGGAGATGGCTTCGATGCTGTCATCTGCCTCGGGAACAGTTTTGCTCACTTGCCAGACTGCAAAG GTGACCAGAGTGAGCACCGGCTGGCGCTGAAGAACATCGCAAGCATGGTGCGGCCTGGGGGCCTGCTGGTCATCGATCACCGCAACTACGACCACATCCTCAGCACAGGCTGTGCGCCCCCGGGGAAGAACATCTACTATAAG AGTGACCTCACCAAGGACATCACGACGTCAGTGCTGGCAGTGAACAACAAAGCCCACATGGTaaccctggactacacagtgcAGGTGCCAGGCTCTGGCAGAGATGGCTCTCCTGGCTACAG TAAGTTCCGGCTCTCTTACTACCCACACTGTTTGGCGTCCTTCACGGAGTTGCTCCAAGCAGCCTTCGGGGGCAAGTGCCAACACAGCGTGCTGGGTGACTTCAAGCCTTACAAGCCTGGCCAGGCCTACATTCCCTGCTACTTCATCCACGTGCTCAAGAAGACCAACTGA
- the Pex6 gene encoding peroxisome biogenesis factor 6, which yields MALAVLRVLDPFPTETPPLSVLLPPGGPWSATGLGLVLALRPASESPAGPALLVAALEAPGPQNEQRGPGPPQLLVSRALLRLLALGPGARVRARPVRRPPALGWALLGTSPGPGLGPRVGPLLVRRGEILPVPGSRVLETRPALQGLLGPGTRLAVTELRGRAKLGPESSDHSHPPPPPVVSSFAVSHAVRQLKGVLGGTEDALGVSRSCLRGLGLFQGEWVWVARVGEIPDSSQSHLAKVQVVEPRWDLSERLGPSSGQLGEPLADRLVFVPPTLAFNLGCDPLEVGELRIQRYSEGSNSPEDRGSCSLLAEPPFARELHIEIVSSPHYSASGNYDRVLYRHFRTPRVVQEGDVLCVPTAGQVETLEGRLEKLPRWPEVFFKVKKTVGEAPDGPASAFLADTTHTSLYMAGSTLSRVPLLPSGRSTPWDSLSPPGLEALVKELCTVLKPRLQPGGTLLTGASCVLLRGPPGSGKTTAVTAACNRLGLHLLKVPCCSLCADSSGAVETKLQAAFSRARRCRPAVLLLTAVDLLGRDRDGLDEDARVVATLRHLLLDEDPPNSCPPLMVVATTSRAQDLPTDVHTAFPHELEVPVLSEEQRLSVLQTLTGHLPLGQEVNLLQLARRCAGFVVGDLYALLTHTSRVACARIRASGLAGGLSEEDEGELCAAGFPLRAEDFGQALDQLQTAHSQAVGAPTIPSVSWHDVGGLQDVKKEILETIQLPLEHPELLSLGLRRSGLLLHGPPGTGKTLLAKAVATECSLTFLSVKGPELINMYVGQSEENVREVFARARAAAPCIIFFDELDSLAPSRGRSGDSGGVMDRVVSQLLAELDGLHSTGDVFVIGATNRPDLLDPALLRPGRFDKLVFVGASEDRASQLRVLSAITRKFKLEASVSLASVLDCCPPQLTGADLYALCSDAMTAALKRRVRDLEEGLELGSSALLLTMEDLLQAAARLQPSVSEQELLRYKRIQRKFAAC from the exons ATGGCGCTAGCTGTCTTACGCGTCCTGGATCCCTTCCCGACTGAGACGCCACCGTTGTCGGTGCTGTTGCCGCCCGGGGGCCCGTGGTCTGCGACAGGGCTGGGCCTGGTGCTGGCGTTGCGGCCGGCGAGCGAAAGTCCTGCGGGGCCCGCGCTGCTCGTTGCGGCCCTGGAAGCTCCGGGCCCCCAGAACGAGCAGCGCGGGCCCGGGCCTCCGCAGCTGCTGGTGAGCCGCGCATTGCTGCGGCTTCTGGCGCTAGGCCCCGGGGCGCGAGTACGAGCGCGGCCTGTGCGGCGGCCTCCGGCGCTAGGCTGGGCGCTGCTCGGCACGTCTCCCGGGCCTGGGCTTGGGCCTCGGGTCGGACCGCTGCTGGTGCGCCGCGGGGAGATCCTGCCCGTGCCCGGTTCGCGAGTGCTGGAGACGCGGCCGGCCTTGCAAGGGCTGCTGGGCCCAGGGACGCGGCTGGCAGTAACTGAGCTCCGCGGGCGGGCCAAACTGGGCCCTGAGAGCAGTGACCACAgccatcccccacccccgcccgtGGTATCCTCCTTTGCCGTTTCCCACGCGGTCCGGCAACTTAAAGGAGTTTTGGGAGGGACTGAAGACGCACTGGGTGTGAGCCGAAGCTGTCTCCGGGGTCTCGGGCTCTTCCAGGGCGAGTGGGTATGGGTGGCCCGGGTCGGAGAGATACCAGACTCTTCCCAGTCGCACTTGGCTAAAGTACAGGTCGTAGAACCTCGCTGGGACCTGTCCGAGAGACTGGGACCCAGCTCTGGGCAGCTGGGAGAGCCACTTGCTGACCGACTGGTGTTTGTGCCGCCTACTCTGGCTTTTAATCTCGGCTGTGACCCCCTGGAAGTGGGAGAGCTCAGAATTCAG AGATACTCGGAAGGCTCCAACAGCCCTGAAGACAGAGGAAGCTGTTCACTGCTGGCTGAGCCTCCGTTTGCTAGAGAGTTACACATTGAAATTGTGTCCTCACCTCACTACAGCGCTAGTGGGAACTATGACCGCGTTCTTTACCGGCACTTTCGCACACCCAG GGTGGTCCAGGAAGGGGATGTTCTGTGTGTACCAACAGCTGGGCAAGTGGAGACTCTGGAAGGACGCCTGGAGAAACTGCCCAG GTGGCCAGAGGTGTTTTTTAAAGTGAAGAAAACAGTTGGGGAAGCCCCAGATGGACCAGCCAGTGCCTTCCTGGCGGATACCACCCACACCTCTTTATACATG GCAGGTTCTACCCTGAGTCGTGTTCCACTGCTGCCTTCGGGAAGGTCCACTCCCTGGGACAGCTTGTCTCCTCCAGGCCTAGAAGCCCTGGTGAAGGAGCTTTGTACTGTCCTGAAGCCTCGCCTGCAGCCTGG AGGAACCTTGCTCACAGGAGCCAGCTGTGTGCTTCTTCGGGGCCCCCCAGGCAGTGGAAAGACCACAGCAGTCACGGCTGCATGTAATCGCCTTGGGCTCCATTTACTGAAG GTGCCCTGCTGCAGCCTCTGTGCAGACAGTAGTGGGGCTGTGGAGACAAAGCTGCAGGCTGCCTTCTCCCGGGCCCGCCGCTGCAGGCCTGCCGTCCTGTTGCTGACAGCCGTGGACCTTCTGGGCCGGGACCGTGACGGGCTGGACGAGGATGCCCGCGTGGTGGCCACACTGCGTCACCTCCTCCTTGATGAGGACCCTCCCAACAG TTGTCCTCCTCTGATGGTGGTGGCCACCACAAGCCGTGCACAGGACCTGCCCACGGATGTGCACACAGCATTTCCCCATGAGCTGGAGGTGCCAGTGCTGTCCGAGGAGCAGCGGCTCAGTGTCCTGCAGACCCTCACTGGCCACCTTCCCTTGGGCCAGGAGGTGAACCTGCTGCAGCTGGCGCGGCGCTGTGCG GGCTTTGTGGTAGGGGACCTCTATGCCCTTCTGACCCACACCAGCCGGGTAGCCTGCGCCAGGATCAGAGCCTCAGG tttgGCAGGTGGCCTGAGTGAGGAGGATGAGGGGGAGCTGTGTGCCGCTGGTTTTCCCCTGCGTGCTGAGGACTTTGGGCAGGCCTTAGACCAACTGCAAACTGCTCACTCCCAAGCTGTGGGCGCACCCACG ATCCCTTCGGTGTCCTGGCACGATGTGGGTGGGCTGCAGGATGTGAAGAAGGAGATCCTGGAAACCATCCAGCTCCCTCTGGAACACCCTGAGCTGTTAAGCCTGGGCCTGAGGCGATCGGGCCTTCTGCTGCATGGGCCTCCGGGCACAGGCAAGACCCTCCTGGCCAAGGCAGTGGCCACAGAGTGCAGCCTCACCTTCCTCAG TGTGAAGGGACCAGAGCTCATCAACATGTATGTGGGCCAAAGTGAGGAGAATGTGCGGGAAG TGTTTGCCAGGGCCAGGGCCGCCGCTCCATGCATCATCTTCTTTGATGAACTGGACTCCTTAGCTCCAAGCCGGGGGCGCAGCGGAGATTCTGGAGGTGTGATGGACAG AGTGGTGTCTCAGCTCTTGGCTGAGCTGGACGGACTTCACAGTACTGGGGACGTGTTTGTGATCGGAGCCACCAACAGACCGGACCTCTTGGATCCCGCCCTTCTGCGGCCTGGCAG ATTCGACAAGCTGGTGTTTGTAGGGGCAAGTGAGGACCGCGCTTCCCAGCTGCGTGTTCTGAGTGCCATCACACGCAA GTTCAAGCTGGAGGCCTCTGTGAGCCTGGCGAGTGTGCTTGACTGCTGCCCGCCCCAGCTGACGGGTGCAGACCTCTATGCCCTCTGCTCCGATGCCATGACAGCTGCCCTCAAACGCAGGGTTCGAGACCTAGAGGAAG GGCTAGAGCTGGGGAGTTCAGCACTGCTGCTCACCATGGAGGACCTGTTGCAGGCCGCAGCCAGGCTGCAGCCCTCAGTCAGTGAGCAGGAGCTGCTCCGGTACAAGCGCATCCAGCGCAAGTTTGCGGCCTGCTAG